From Rhodothermales bacterium:
CTCTACAGGTAGGGGTCAGGCCGCATTGAGAAGATTAGTTGTCAAGATGCTCAGCCCACTGCGCAACGTCGTAGTTATCGATGGTGCGCGATAGATCGAGCGGTGAGACACCGTGATTGTTTCGGCGGGTCTCCACCATGCGCTCGAAGCAACTCAATGACATCTCTGGAGCCCCGCGCTGCGCATTACTTATTGGCCTGCAACGCTATGCAAACACCGACCGCGTCTCGTATGACGGCGTGACCGGCGTCAGTCGATCCCTTGATGATCTCGCCGCCGCCCTCGCCAACGAGTCGAAGACTCTCCTCGAGGTCATCGACAGGCAGACCAAGTATCCAGACGGGTGGGATTCCCTCGTTGTCGCCGCTGGAATGGCAGATTTCCGCGGTAGACACACCGTCCGGGCGCAGCATTTCGAATCCGCCGTCGACGTCGGCCGAGGCTCTCGACCATCCGACGACCTGTTCGTAGAAACGGCACGTGGTGGGGACGTCCGAAACCACAAGCGTCAGCCATGCAATACGTCCAACACTCTGGGGTTGATCTGCCGCCTCCGACTCGTCGCCAACGACAGGGATTACGCCGAATGCAGCACCCATGGGGTCTACAAGAACGGCCCATTGACTTTGACCGTCCTCACTCCTGGCGTGCATTAGCTCGCTTCCACCAAGTTCGAGGGCGCTTGCCGCGCTGGCACCAACGTCGGAAACCTGGAAGTGCGGCATCCATTGCAAGGGGAGGGCCTCGTATTCAGGGGAGCGAGCCCCCAGGCCGATGACTGGTGTACCGCGATTGTTCGTCAGATCGTCACGCCAAAGGGGAGCGCTCCCAGTGGTTAGGATCTGTGAGTAGAAGCTGAGTTCCCGCTCATGTTCCGGCACCGCAATATCTGCGCTCAGGACTCCGCCGACGCCGGGGGCAAATGGATTTCGCATGACCACCTCACCTGTATCGAGTGCGCTAGAAGTTAAACGGGGCCAATCAACAACCACAACCGAGTCGGCCTATACGTATGAAAGCTTCGCCGGCAACGGATTAACGGTGAAAACAACCTCCGATCAAAAGGTTAGACAACGATCCTTTTCTGGTAAGTACAAACCGTTGTTCGGTGCAGGCTAGGGTCATGCACCCCACCGAAATGCTATGTTGAAAGGATGGCAAGGTCACTGACGGACGCGAGCTCCGCCAGGAATGCGTCGAATACCTCAACGCCGCTTCGCTGCTGTCGAATCGCGACGGAAGGCATCTCAGCATCAACGCCCGAGAACACGCGGCCCGGTTCGACACGATCGATCGCCTTGTACCATTCTACCAGCCACGGTAAGAACGAAAAGTGCTTCTCGAAACGCCGTCGTCGCCGAGTCAGATCTGTGGCACGACGATGGCGAATAATGGACTCAGCAGGATTGAGGAACACTACCGCATCTGCCAGGCCCAGACGATTCTCGTGAAACGCACGACGATGAGCTGCGAGCGCGTTCTGCCAGTCGGAAACTGAACACAGCCCTGCTCGCAATTCGCACCAAGCGTAGTGGAGCTTGAACGGGTCCGTGTCGCAAATAGCAATGCCGCACGACTGCTCGGCGTCCAGTGCGTTACACCATCGACGAACGTGAAGGTCTACGAAATGACTCGCCCGATCGTGACTCGATGCGAGCGTCGCTGATAAAGGGATGGCCTCCAGAACAACCTGTTCTGGAGGTTGCAGACTGGACCAAGTCGTCTTCCCGGCGGCACTCACGCCTTCCACTACGACAATCATCACGACTATGATGGTTGCAAAAAGGTTAGTTGTCGTTCGCTCTTGCCGCGGCGTCCCGTTCTGACAGTCGTTGTCGTCGATTGGGTTGCATAATGTATGGAAGCTTCACCGGCAACGGATCGCTCTCGGGCTGAATAGCAGCGACACTCCCAGGTCGATCCTACCCTGCGTCCGACGCTCCACCGCACAATAACGGTTTTTGCATTAGCGGCGCGGAACGCGTGGCTGCATCATAGTCGGCAGAACAAGACGGGTTGGCAAGGGGGGAAATCCCGACACGGCGATCGACTCGGCGCCGAACGCACTCGCGTAGCCCACGATGAGAAACGGTTGGTCCTCTCATCTCGTTCAGTTGTTTACTGGTCGCACCGTCGCTCCCGGTATCGCTGGTTTCGTGCAGCGTCAGTATACTTCAGACAGTATAGGTAGATCAGGTCTGGGGTCGCAGTCACGTTGTGGTGTCGATCTCGCAAGATGTAACCATAGTAGAAACCCAATTCATGAATGTTAAACTGATCCTCTTCGTCGGAGCGACAATCTTTGGCCTTTGGACTTGCTGGGGATTGTACGTGATCTACAGTACGGAGCGACCTCCGTACGAAGTCGTTCGAAACCTCTCCCGACAGGTGGAGATTCGGCAATATGAAGAGCAGACATGGATCTCCACTCAGTACGAAACCGATAAGTCAGCATTTCCTGTGCTTGCATCCTACATATTTGGCAGTAATAAAGAAGGAGAGACGGTGTCGATGACGGCACCGGTGATCACAGATGAGAAGATGTCATTCATTCTGCCCGAGGGTGTCTCGGTAGAGAATGCGCCCACACCGGCTGGGCAGGCAATCGAATTCACCACCATACCGCGACGGAAGCTGGCGACACTGGCGTTTTCCTGGTGGACTTCGCAATCACGCGTCGAGAAGAAGAGGGCAGAGCTGCTCAATCTGCTTCGCGAGCTGGATGTGGAAACGCGGGGACGCGTGTTTCTGATGCGGTACAATGACCCCTGGACCCCACCTTTTCTTAGACGCAATGAAGTGGCGGTCGAGGTCATTTGAGCATCGCGGGCGTCGTTGGATCACGGTAGCGGCCATCACCGGCAAAGACATCGAGGTTGACCGACGAGCCCACCAAGGTCGAATCAAGTGTTCGCCGCTCTAGGTTGACGCTCCAGGAGACGACACGTTACGTCTGCGCAGCAACGTTTGTCGATGCTGTTTGTTGGATCCACTTGCTGAGTGCGTTTGCCCCCGGGCAAACTCTGGCTACACGGCAAACTAGTCGCGTCGTCGTTTTCCGTAAGCCGACGATACCTGGTCGATTCCACGACCTCCCAAGCGGATCCCGTTGGATCATCGACTAAACCCACCTATCCATTCAAAGTAGTTTGCTCCGAATCCGTCAAGAGCGCCGCGTGCCGTTGGACTAGGATCGCCGTAGACAGTAAAAGTCACTGGCTCAAGACACCCGAGGAATCGCTCGGCGAAGTTTGCTCCAAAGTTGTTCAGGTGAGCGATTACCGCATCTGAATTCACGTAGCGCTCGTAAATGTGGCACGTCGAGCCATCTTCGCTGATGAACCACTCATACGCTTCGGTTCCAGGTTCTTCTTGCCGCGTAGAAGCGACCATCTCAGTCATCAACGTTTGCACTTTCTCGAGTTGTCCATCTCGAACAGACAAGCGGAGATTCCAGGAAACTGTATCTGGCATGGTAGGGTCCTCAGCTATGAGTGAAGGTGAAGGGTCCTCGGCTAGAACAGGCGGTGTTGCCTGTGGAGCTTCTACGGCAACAGGTCGACAGTGACTTCAACCACTGCCGGTTGGTCCGCCGCCTGCTACCAATAGTAACCTGAGGGGGCCATCCGGTGCAAGTTCGGATTGTCCCGCATCGTCGCGAGGCACCCGACTTCTTACGGCCTGCGACAGAACTTGAGTTTCCAGTTTCGACCGGTTCATGCTTCGAGCGTTTCAGATCGCATCGAGTGCTAGCGGTCGCTGATGCCTTTCCCTGCGAGGATCTTGGGGATGCACTTCTGGATTCGCGCGACGCGAGTCGCCGATTGCTTGGCTCCCGTGAAGTGGAGGACGTATGCTCTTTGTCGTCCGGGGGTCAGGGCGTGGAACGCCTTCGTGAGCCTGCGGTCGTTCTTCAGGATTTCTGTAAGCTCCTCAGGATGCTTCAGCTCGTGCTTGGCCTTGAAGTCGACCTTCAGCCCTGCCTTCTCGACGGCGATGGCCTGCTTCACGTAAGACTTTACAACGGTCTTCTTTATATCAGCCTCGCATGTGAACTCCATCCGCAACGCGGACTGTGTGTTCTTTCCCTGGCTGCGGAGCATGCCATGCGTGTCCTCGAGCAGGACACCCTTGAAGAACATGAGCGAGCAGTGCTCTTTGAAAGGTTGGATGATGGCCACGTTTCTCCCCTCGAACATGAAGCATGGCTTATCCCACTTCAGGTCTTCGCCCAGCCCGCAATCGAGAAGGATCAACCTGAGTGTCCGGGTCTCGCATTGCCACTTTGTGGCCCGGCTCACGAACGTATCAACTTTGCTATTCCGGGTCGCGGTCATGGGTGTTTCTGAACTGATAAGGTTGCAGTTTACGTCTTCCGAACCCACGATTCAGGTCGTGCGGGATGGCCACTACCACCTCTTCTTCGTGAGATGATAGGTGAGTGCTGCAGCGATGCAGTCTGATGCTAACTCTCGAGGTAGCGGGGCCACGACGTCAAAGACGACGGCTCGGTTTCCTTGAAACGTTAGTCCCGTTGGGCCCCACTGCTTGAACGTCTCAACCAGGGTCGTCTGGCAGTTGAAGAACAGGCAGTACTTCGCCGGATCCTTCTTCATTGGGCCGATGCGAATCGTGCTGCCACTCTTCGTCTCGGCCGTCAGATAAGCCGGTTCACCCCATTTCAGCGTCTCGTGGAGTTTCCCGACCCCATCCGTCTCAGCAGCGGTGGCAAAGATGAGAGCGCGAAGCTCAAGTAGACGCGCCCGCACGCCTGGGGCGTGACTTTCGAACACGGTCATGATCTCAGGGGA
This genomic window contains:
- a CDS encoding heme-binding protein, with amino-acid sequence MNVKLILFVGATIFGLWTCWGLYVIYSTERPPYEVVRNLSRQVEIRQYEEQTWISTQYETDKSAFPVLASYIFGSNKEGETVSMTAPVITDEKMSFILPEGVSVENAPTPAGQAIEFTTIPRRKLATLAFSWWTSQSRVEKKRAELLNLLRELDVETRGRVFLMRYNDPWTPPFLRRNEVAVEVI
- a CDS encoding DUF1801 domain-containing protein; the protein is MTPTPSPEIMTVFESHAPGVRARLLELRALIFATAAETDGVGKLHETLKWGEPAYLTAETKSGSTIRIGPMKKDPAKYCLFFNCQTTLVETFKQWGPTGLTFQGNRAVVFDVVAPLPRELASDCIAAALTYHLTKKRW
- a CDS encoding antibiotic biosynthesis monooxygenase, which produces MPDTVSWNLRLSVRDGQLEKVQTLMTEMVASTRQEEPGTEAYEWFISEDGSTCHIYERYVNSDAVIAHLNNFGANFAERFLGCLEPVTFTVYGDPSPTARGALDGFGANYFEWIGGFSR